One stretch of Corynebacterium imitans DNA includes these proteins:
- the pdxS gene encoding pyridoxal 5'-phosphate synthase lyase subunit PdxS translates to MTDFTKFAELTNSFKGGVIMDVVTPEQAKIAEDSGAVAVMALERVPADIRAQGGVARMSDPDLIEGILNAVDIPVMAKARIGHSVEAKILEHLGVHYIDESEVLSPADYVNHVDKRDFNVPFVCGATNLGEALRRINEGAAMIRSKGEAGTGDVSEATKHIRTIRSEIAALQATYAANRDELYVAAKELQAPYELVCYVAEHGKLPVPLFTAGGVATPADAALMMELGADGVFVGSGIFKSGNPEARAKAVVKATKHYDDIAVVTEASRGLGEAMVGINVADLPAPHRLAERGW, encoded by the coding sequence ATGACTGATTTCACCAAATTTGCAGAGCTGACCAATTCCTTCAAGGGCGGCGTGATCATGGACGTGGTCACCCCAGAGCAGGCAAAGATCGCCGAAGATTCCGGTGCCGTTGCCGTCATGGCGCTGGAGCGCGTGCCGGCTGACATCCGCGCCCAGGGTGGCGTGGCCCGCATGTCGGACCCGGACCTGATCGAGGGCATCCTCAACGCCGTGGACATCCCGGTCATGGCCAAGGCCCGTATCGGCCACAGCGTGGAGGCGAAGATCCTCGAGCACCTCGGCGTACACTACATCGACGAGTCCGAGGTGCTCAGCCCGGCGGACTACGTCAACCACGTGGACAAGCGCGACTTCAACGTGCCCTTCGTGTGCGGTGCGACGAACCTTGGCGAGGCGCTGCGCAGGATCAACGAGGGCGCTGCCATGATTCGTTCCAAGGGAGAGGCTGGCACCGGTGACGTTTCGGAGGCCACCAAGCACATCCGCACGATCCGCAGCGAGATCGCTGCCCTGCAGGCCACCTACGCCGCCAACCGCGACGAGCTCTACGTCGCGGCGAAGGAGCTGCAGGCCCCTTACGAGCTGGTCTGCTACGTCGCTGAGCACGGCAAACTTCCTGTGCCGCTGTTTACCGCCGGTGGTGTCGCCACTCCGGCAGACGCGGCGCTCATGATGGAGCTCGGCGCAGACGGTGTGTTCGTCGGATCCGGCATCTTCAAGTCAGGCAACCCCGAAGCCCGCGCGAAGGCCGTGGTCAAGGCAACCAAGCACTACGACGACATCGCGGTCGTCACCGAAGCGTCCCGCGGCCTCGGCGAGGCGATGGTGGGCATCAACGTCGCCGACCTGCCGGCGCCGCACCGCCTCGCAGAACGTGGCTGGTAA
- a CDS encoding bile acid:sodium symporter family protein, which produces MAGPHTPQRTSTGQEDRSAAIAVAAFPAFILAGSILAFFTPGPFLPLTSYITYFLMIIMFGMGLTLTIPDFKEVARRPVPIAIGVVAQFVIMPLAAVGVAKLFGMNPALAVGLLMLGSVPGGTSSNVIAYLAKGDVALSVAMTSVSTLLAPVVTPIIMLLLAGADVHVDGAGMAWSLAQTVLIPVIGGVVLRYFLDAWMEHIAPVLPWISIAGIGGVVFPTVAKNREALVEVGLLVFAAVLIHNVLGYVLGYYTAKLTRLPESYRRTVAIEVGTQSAGLASGMAGKFFSPEAALPGAVAAVLHNITGAVYAWAVRRSTRNHEVNPQAGAQASTIASEPAQTGATQPQ; this is translated from the coding sequence ATGGCAGGCCCGCACACACCGCAACGAACATCCACCGGGCAGGAGGACCGCTCTGCTGCGATCGCGGTCGCGGCATTTCCGGCATTCATTCTTGCCGGTTCGATACTCGCCTTCTTCACTCCCGGCCCGTTTCTGCCCCTGACAAGCTACATCACCTATTTCCTGATGATCATCATGTTCGGTATGGGGCTCACGCTGACCATCCCGGACTTCAAAGAAGTGGCCAGAAGGCCAGTGCCCATCGCCATCGGCGTGGTCGCGCAGTTCGTGATTATGCCTCTCGCTGCCGTGGGGGTGGCGAAGCTCTTTGGCATGAATCCGGCACTGGCCGTCGGCCTGCTCATGCTCGGTTCCGTGCCAGGTGGTACTTCGTCGAACGTCATCGCCTACTTGGCTAAAGGGGATGTCGCGCTTTCTGTTGCCATGACCAGCGTGTCTACTCTGCTGGCACCAGTGGTCACGCCCATCATCATGCTTCTCCTCGCCGGCGCCGATGTCCACGTGGACGGCGCTGGAATGGCATGGTCGCTCGCGCAGACGGTCCTTATACCAGTCATCGGCGGCGTCGTGCTGCGCTACTTTCTAGACGCGTGGATGGAACACATCGCACCAGTATTGCCGTGGATTTCTATCGCAGGCATTGGCGGCGTCGTCTTCCCCACAGTGGCGAAGAACCGTGAGGCACTGGTTGAGGTCGGCCTGCTCGTTTTCGCCGCAGTGCTTATTCACAACGTGCTTGGCTACGTACTCGGTTACTACACCGCAAAACTCACCCGGCTGCCTGAGAGCTACCGCCGCACCGTGGCGATTGAGGTCGGTACGCAGTCGGCCGGGCTCGCCAGCGGTATGGCGGGCAAGTTCTTTTCCCCTGAGGCAGCGCTGCCAGGTGCCGTCGCAGCCGTCCTGCACAACATTACGGGCGCCGTCTACGCTTGGGCAGTCCGGAGGAGTACACGCAATCACGAGGTAAACCCGCAGGCAGGCGCGCAAGCGTCGACTATTGCCTCGGAGCCTGCGCAGACAGGCGCGACGCAGCCGCAGTAA
- a CDS encoding PLP-dependent aminotransferase family protein produces the protein MLLDISPSLPVPLPTQIAQQIRLAVAEGTLQPGDRVPSTRSLARQLGVSRGTVVSAYDQLISEGFFLSAQGAPTRVHPELTRSPTAQPPRPPGVSRKLPRARISLRPSAGSSGAVRPAAWRKAWREAINVTGTSVDKTGEPELKAAIAEHLRLARGVTVDPDHVVITGGSREGLLLILHALGPQLRVGVEDPGHPGLRRVIPLGGHEAVPCTTNAGGVEVDELPGDLDALLVTPSHLYPFGGAMSAARRSALLNWASTTGAVLIEDDFNTELRYLISPQPTLATLAPGADVLTLGTFSTLLSRELSAGYVIAPPALAPALRNTREVLGMPVATVTQRAIANLLAGGYLRRSTRAAHNRLAKRRAVLAESLLPALKQGGVSVTVPDAGGADVSVAFSTPALRDYFEKDLAGQGIECGHESSLWSDGKDGLVLSFSHLTDADFHIAVDAVTAAASRLSAQAPRQ, from the coding sequence GTGCTCCTCGACATCTCCCCATCGCTGCCCGTGCCACTGCCAACACAGATTGCCCAGCAGATCCGACTCGCCGTAGCCGAGGGAACCCTGCAACCAGGCGACAGGGTGCCGAGCACGCGCTCGCTAGCGCGGCAACTCGGAGTCTCCCGGGGCACCGTTGTCTCCGCCTATGACCAGCTGATTAGCGAGGGGTTCTTCCTCTCCGCACAGGGCGCGCCGACCCGCGTCCATCCGGAGCTCACGCGCTCTCCCACGGCGCAGCCGCCGCGCCCACCCGGAGTCTCACGGAAACTCCCCCGCGCCCGTATCTCTTTGCGGCCGTCTGCCGGGAGTAGCGGTGCCGTGCGCCCCGCCGCGTGGCGCAAGGCGTGGCGAGAGGCCATCAACGTCACCGGAACGAGCGTGGACAAGACCGGTGAGCCGGAGCTCAAAGCCGCGATCGCCGAGCACCTGCGCCTCGCCCGCGGCGTCACGGTAGATCCGGACCACGTCGTCATCACCGGCGGCTCGCGCGAGGGGCTGCTGTTGATCCTGCACGCACTTGGTCCGCAGCTGCGCGTCGGCGTAGAAGACCCGGGGCACCCTGGGCTGCGCCGCGTGATTCCGCTCGGCGGACACGAGGCAGTCCCCTGCACAACCAATGCTGGCGGCGTAGAGGTCGACGAGTTGCCTGGAGACCTCGACGCACTGCTGGTCACTCCCTCGCACCTCTACCCCTTCGGAGGCGCGATGAGCGCAGCCCGGCGCTCTGCCTTGTTGAACTGGGCATCGACGACAGGCGCCGTGCTCATCGAGGACGACTTCAATACTGAGCTGCGCTACCTGATCTCCCCACAACCGACGCTGGCCACGCTCGCGCCCGGAGCCGACGTGCTAACCCTGGGCACCTTCTCCACCCTGCTGTCACGGGAGCTGTCCGCCGGCTATGTCATCGCCCCGCCGGCGCTCGCGCCCGCGCTGCGCAATACCCGCGAAGTCCTTGGTATGCCAGTCGCGACCGTGACACAGCGCGCGATTGCCAACCTGCTCGCCGGTGGGTACCTCCGGCGCAGTACGCGGGCAGCGCACAACCGCCTTGCTAAGCGACGTGCCGTCCTGGCAGAGTCCTTGCTCCCCGCGCTCAAGCAAGGCGGAGTCAGCGTGACAGTCCCGGATGCTGGTGGCGCCGATGTCAGCGTCGCGTTTTCCACGCCGGCATTACGCGACTACTTTGAGAAGGACCTGGCGGGACAAGGCATTGAATGCGGCCACGAATCGAGTCTCTGGTCAGACGGCAAGGATGGGCTCGTGCTGAGCTTTTCCCACCTCACTGACGCGGACTTCCACATCGCGGTCGACGCAGTTACTGCGGCTGCGTCGCGCCTGTCTGCGCAGGCTCCGAGGCAATAG
- a CDS encoding ATP-binding protein, whose product MQTSNIFPGQFRLSRIQAINWGTFGGSIDIEVPREGFLITGGSGTGKSTLLDAMSAVLLPGDKLRFNAAAQANTPRGKGRTLVSYLRGAWGSREDHATGTVVTKTARPKATYTVVVLTYSDGVEKEYSLAALFYLKAHANSSGDVQRLYGVLEGPVAATDFAPYLSGGLDTRSIKKQFPQGKFNNSHSAFAATFRRRLGIPGAEAMELLHRTQSAKDLQSLDDLFRDYVLHKPDTYELADQAVEGFRELEIAYQKVQDTKAQIDALEPLVKLRQERDAAAATKEHAEALLRTMPKVVRQLRREDAEERIEELKVELSQAINAQRLAAERKESQQSLIETLRASLNEQIGSRIEVIDAELHHAHERLAMRTRTLADLSERILALNGKAPETLEDFEQLEATARQIRDEHDEQIKELDGRAEEVVEKRTQVQNELKAITDELESLARRQNNISARHIAMREHACAELGLQARDLPFAGELIDVTDPTWEPVIQRQLRGLATVMLVPRTVFDDVRRWANDNNLGLRLRMNAVDTHVEYAAPTTSGRSLVRKIEVVESPMRNWLNWELATRYDYQCVDTPEALDELKAHEKGVTLAGLVKLATNRHDTTTRWEKDDRFSLTDRRHWYLGSNNDAKVELLLTMQQGQRKQVEAHKRVIAEIAKTRKLRNLEFNWATSMTSLTYQDVDVAGAQATIDDLEAGRKALSSSPEAATLTAQLDAARTELKAAERDEQDATGRRSVAENNLQKQQDLLQELDEEDQADPIDTTDELLKEVRALLWEKNRRINLAVNEVQSDCQRSIKRADTTLQRATNSIVSTLSAYINQWGSEAADLAADVNFLGDALTRLGQLKGERLGEFSNQFRDLINDMSTRALGQLAHAIRSAKDDIERRITPVNASLAQSEFNRGRYLQIDVRDARGDEAKTFLRDLDAAISGGLSTADDAQSIKRYQAINAIITRLSSAEYAEQRWQHTVLDTRRHVRFIGVESEQDGTIVNTYADSTTLSGGQAQKLVFFCLAAALRYQLADDGHTLPNYATVVLDEAFDRADPTFTRQTMDVFAQFGFHMILATPLKLIQVLGNYVGGSIVFDYKEEADENGNVRGVSRYSTIGITSHADA is encoded by the coding sequence ATGCAGACGAGTAACATTTTCCCAGGCCAGTTCCGGTTGTCGCGGATTCAGGCTATCAACTGGGGAACATTCGGCGGCAGCATCGATATCGAGGTGCCCAGGGAGGGCTTCCTCATCACGGGCGGGTCCGGAACCGGCAAGTCCACGCTCCTCGACGCCATGAGCGCCGTCCTGCTCCCCGGCGACAAACTCCGCTTCAACGCCGCAGCCCAAGCCAACACACCACGCGGAAAAGGGCGCACACTGGTGTCCTACCTGCGCGGGGCGTGGGGCTCGCGCGAGGACCACGCCACGGGCACCGTCGTGACTAAAACAGCGCGCCCCAAGGCGACCTATACCGTGGTGGTGCTGACCTACTCCGACGGAGTCGAGAAGGAATACAGCCTGGCAGCCCTGTTTTACCTGAAGGCGCACGCCAACAGCTCCGGCGATGTTCAGCGGCTCTATGGAGTGCTCGAAGGCCCTGTCGCCGCGACCGACTTCGCCCCGTACCTCAGCGGCGGGTTGGACACACGCAGCATCAAGAAGCAGTTCCCGCAGGGCAAGTTCAACAACAGCCACAGCGCATTCGCCGCCACGTTTCGACGTCGCCTCGGCATCCCCGGCGCCGAAGCCATGGAACTGCTGCACCGGACACAGTCCGCGAAAGACCTCCAAAGCCTCGACGACCTGTTCCGCGACTACGTGCTGCACAAACCCGACACCTACGAGCTTGCCGACCAAGCCGTAGAGGGCTTCCGGGAACTCGAAATCGCCTACCAAAAAGTCCAAGACACCAAGGCACAAATCGACGCGCTGGAACCACTGGTGAAGCTAAGGCAAGAGCGCGACGCGGCGGCCGCCACCAAGGAGCACGCGGAGGCGCTGCTGCGGACGATGCCGAAAGTGGTGCGGCAGCTACGTCGAGAAGACGCGGAGGAGCGCATTGAGGAGCTGAAAGTCGAACTCAGCCAGGCAATCAACGCGCAGCGGCTCGCGGCGGAACGTAAGGAGTCCCAACAGTCCTTGATCGAGACGCTACGGGCAAGCCTGAACGAACAGATCGGCTCGCGCATCGAAGTGATCGACGCCGAGCTGCACCACGCCCACGAACGCCTCGCGATGCGCACAAGGACACTCGCTGACCTCAGCGAACGCATCCTTGCACTCAACGGCAAGGCGCCCGAAACGCTCGAAGACTTCGAACAGCTTGAAGCCACCGCACGGCAGATCCGCGACGAACATGACGAGCAGATCAAGGAGCTCGACGGGCGGGCTGAAGAGGTCGTCGAAAAGCGAACGCAAGTACAGAACGAACTCAAAGCCATCACCGACGAGCTGGAATCCCTGGCGAGACGCCAAAACAACATCAGCGCGCGACACATCGCGATGCGGGAACACGCCTGCGCCGAACTCGGGCTGCAAGCCAGAGACCTGCCATTTGCCGGCGAACTCATCGACGTCACCGACCCCACCTGGGAACCCGTCATCCAACGGCAACTGCGCGGGCTGGCCACCGTCATGCTCGTACCACGCACCGTCTTCGACGACGTGCGGCGCTGGGCCAACGACAACAACCTCGGCCTGCGGCTCCGCATGAATGCCGTGGACACACACGTCGAGTACGCTGCGCCGACGACCAGCGGGCGATCCCTCGTGCGCAAAATTGAGGTAGTGGAATCACCCATGCGCAATTGGCTCAACTGGGAGTTGGCCACACGCTACGACTACCAGTGCGTGGACACCCCCGAAGCACTCGACGAGCTCAAAGCGCATGAGAAGGGTGTCACCCTCGCCGGGCTCGTAAAACTGGCTACCAACAGGCATGACACCACCACACGGTGGGAGAAAGACGACCGCTTCAGCCTCACCGACCGGCGCCACTGGTACCTCGGCTCCAACAACGACGCCAAAGTCGAACTGCTGCTCACCATGCAACAAGGACAGCGCAAGCAAGTCGAAGCGCACAAACGCGTCATCGCCGAGATCGCGAAAACACGCAAACTGCGCAACCTCGAGTTCAACTGGGCCACCAGCATGACCAGCCTCACCTACCAAGACGTAGACGTCGCCGGGGCGCAAGCCACCATCGACGACCTCGAAGCCGGACGCAAGGCCCTCAGCTCCTCACCCGAAGCAGCCACCCTGACCGCCCAGCTCGACGCAGCGCGCACCGAACTGAAAGCCGCGGAACGCGACGAGCAAGACGCGACGGGACGGAGAAGCGTCGCAGAGAACAACCTGCAAAAACAACAAGACCTGCTCCAAGAACTCGACGAGGAAGACCAAGCCGACCCCATCGACACCACCGACGAACTCCTCAAAGAAGTGCGCGCCCTGCTGTGGGAAAAGAATCGGCGCATCAACCTCGCAGTCAACGAAGTGCAATCCGACTGCCAACGCAGCATCAAACGTGCCGACACCACCCTGCAACGTGCGACAAACAGCATCGTCTCCACATTGTCCGCCTACATCAACCAATGGGGCAGCGAAGCCGCCGACCTCGCCGCCGACGTCAACTTCCTCGGCGACGCACTGACACGCCTCGGCCAGCTCAAAGGCGAACGGCTCGGCGAATTCTCCAACCAGTTCCGCGACCTCATCAATGACATGTCCACGCGCGCACTCGGCCAACTCGCACACGCCATCCGCAGTGCAAAAGACGACATCGAACGACGCATCACCCCCGTCAACGCCTCACTCGCACAGTCTGAATTCAACCGCGGCCGCTACCTCCAAATCGACGTCCGCGACGCCCGCGGCGACGAAGCCAAAACATTCCTCCGCGACCTCGACGCCGCCATCTCCGGCGGCCTCAGCACCGCCGACGACGCCCAATCCATAAAGCGCTACCAGGCAATCAACGCCATCATCACCAGGCTCTCCTCCGCCGAATACGCCGAACAGCGCTGGCAACACACCGTCCTGGACACACGCAGGCACGTTCGGTTCATCGGCGTCGAGTCCGAACAAGACGGCACCATCGTCAACACCTACGCCGACTCCACCACGCTCTCCGGCGGCCAGGCCCAAAAGCTGGTGTTCTTCTGCCTCGCCGCGGCCCTCCGATACCAACTCGCCGACGACGGCCACACCCTCCCCAACTACGCCACCGTCGTCCTGGACGAAGCCTTCGACCGCGCCGACCCCACGTTCACACGCCAAACCATGGACGTCTTCGCCCAATTCGGCTTCCACATGATCCTGGCCACCCCGCTCAAACTCATCCAAGTTCTGGGCAACTACGTCGGCGGATCTATCGTCTTCGACTACAAGGAAGAGGCCGACGAGAACGGCAACGTACGCGGCGTCTCCCGCTACTCCACGATCGGAATCACCAGCCATGCGGATGCCTAA
- the arc gene encoding proteasome ATPase: protein MASNAINDDAFGPELRELKRENQAMSARNKKLAELLKASRDKLNDLYAQVEALGEPASTYGIFLEAASRRGLEAEVFTSGRRMRVKVAPNVAPEALRPGTLVRLGDGAIVVEACGYENVGQLATLSEKIDTKRAIVADQQGTEHLVHLAQPLVETARAGDTVLVDTRAGYAFERVPKTEVNQLSLDEVPDVTYADIGGLSSQIEMIQDSVELPFTYPELYRDYELTPPKGLLLYGPPGCGKTLIAKAVANSLSQRIGDGGQAHFINVKGPELLNKFVGETERRIRLIFERARELAANGRPVIIFFDEMESIFRTRGSGVSSDMETTVVPQLLTEIDGVEDIANVIVIGATNREELIDPAILRPGRLDIKVRVSRPNRAEAEDILARYITPQIPLAAEPAELIDAAAEAMFAPRPFVRLELVDGSSELLHYADFISGAMIANVVDRAKKLAIKDHIAAMGSGDETAPHGVTADHLRAAVRAEQDESEDMPNTANPDEWARITGRQGKRVVSAEVIG, encoded by the coding sequence ATGGCATCCAACGCAATCAACGACGACGCATTTGGCCCCGAGTTGCGCGAGCTCAAGCGCGAGAATCAGGCGATGAGCGCCCGCAACAAGAAGCTTGCGGAGCTGCTTAAGGCGAGCCGCGACAAGCTCAACGACCTCTACGCCCAGGTCGAGGCACTGGGAGAGCCTGCGTCGACCTACGGCATCTTCCTCGAGGCGGCCTCTCGCCGCGGCCTTGAGGCCGAGGTGTTTACCTCCGGCAGGCGGATGCGCGTCAAGGTCGCGCCCAACGTAGCGCCAGAAGCTCTGCGCCCGGGCACCCTGGTGCGCTTGGGCGACGGTGCGATCGTGGTGGAGGCCTGCGGGTACGAAAACGTCGGCCAACTTGCCACCCTGTCCGAGAAGATTGATACCAAGCGCGCGATCGTCGCCGACCAGCAGGGCACAGAGCACCTGGTCCACCTTGCGCAGCCGCTGGTAGAAACTGCCCGCGCCGGCGATACCGTGCTGGTGGATACCCGCGCCGGCTACGCGTTCGAGCGTGTGCCGAAGACCGAGGTCAACCAGCTTTCTCTCGACGAGGTCCCGGACGTTACCTACGCCGATATCGGGGGCCTAAGCTCGCAGATCGAGATGATCCAGGATTCGGTGGAGCTGCCCTTTACCTATCCGGAGCTCTACCGCGACTACGAGCTCACCCCGCCAAAGGGCTTGCTGCTCTACGGCCCGCCCGGCTGCGGCAAGACGCTTATCGCCAAGGCGGTGGCCAACTCGCTGTCCCAGCGGATCGGGGACGGCGGGCAGGCCCACTTCATCAACGTGAAGGGCCCGGAGCTTTTGAACAAGTTCGTCGGTGAGACCGAGCGCCGCATCCGGCTGATCTTTGAGCGTGCCCGGGAACTCGCCGCGAACGGCAGGCCGGTCATCATCTTCTTCGATGAGATGGAGTCCATCTTCCGCACCCGCGGCTCCGGGGTCAGCTCCGACATGGAGACCACCGTGGTCCCGCAGCTGCTCACAGAGATCGACGGTGTTGAGGACATCGCAAACGTCATCGTCATCGGTGCCACGAACCGCGAGGAGCTCATCGACCCAGCCATCTTGCGTCCGGGCCGCCTGGACATCAAGGTGCGCGTCTCGCGCCCGAACCGCGCGGAGGCCGAAGACATCCTGGCTCGCTACATCACGCCGCAGATCCCGCTCGCGGCCGAGCCCGCTGAGCTTATCGACGCCGCCGCCGAGGCGATGTTCGCCCCGCGCCCCTTCGTGCGCCTCGAGCTTGTCGACGGCTCCTCCGAGCTCCTCCACTACGCCGACTTCATCTCCGGCGCGATGATCGCCAACGTTGTGGACAGGGCGAAGAAGTTGGCGATTAAAGATCACATCGCCGCAATGGGCAGTGGGGATGAGACGGCACCGCACGGTGTGACCGCCGACCACCTCCGGGCCGCGGTCCGCGCGGAACAGGACGAAAGCGAAGACATGCCGAACACAGCGAACCCGGACGAGTGGGCCCGCATTACCGGCCGCCAAGGCAAGCGCGTGGTCAGCGCGGAGGTCATCGGTTAG
- a CDS encoding DUF3375 domain-containing protein has protein sequence MNLVADALKAKRVGGESAALSLMRSPLMPVVVAFIKRYFPHGSKARPVVEVYEGLSTDLRLLRAEGFDLASGPQHYVSEWVKKGWLTRRTGTSRTGETVEPSEEALAVVETLERWDAPQRAVTASRIETISQALHRLARDADPTIEARLALLEEQRERIERQIAETERGEFDVLSPVQVRERIGDILDLAAGIPADFARVRHEMEALNRRLRRQLLDPEEQRGSVLEDIFRGVDMIGSSDAGKSFTSFYEVLLDRERSAQWQQWTDQVLAHEMPEDEGGPDVEMVRKLGALFHDMERASFDVNQEMTSLARSLRHYVTSDEFAENRRMVALLRETRHAAAVAAQQGEVQALTPMETKLVRIGMSIGSVSALKLRNPGEEIVEYAVQPIQEVPLDEEALRNSIRESEIDFEEIDAAIARALQRKTQASLLEVVHEAGGLTQGLASVVGFLYRAMESGFEGGVDKVELTWDDDGTHYRATVGDWYFTAPDTPSTNEADHD, from the coding sequence ATGAACCTGGTGGCAGATGCGCTGAAAGCGAAGCGTGTAGGTGGGGAGTCGGCGGCGTTGTCGCTGATGAGGAGTCCGCTGATGCCGGTAGTTGTGGCATTCATTAAGAGGTACTTCCCGCATGGGAGTAAAGCTCGACCAGTGGTGGAGGTGTACGAAGGCTTATCGACGGACCTTCGGCTACTGCGTGCAGAAGGCTTCGATCTGGCGAGTGGGCCACAGCACTACGTCAGTGAGTGGGTGAAGAAGGGGTGGTTGACTCGCCGGACGGGGACGAGCAGGACGGGGGAGACGGTAGAGCCGAGTGAGGAGGCGTTGGCGGTTGTTGAGACACTGGAGAGGTGGGATGCGCCGCAGAGGGCAGTGACGGCGTCGAGAATTGAGACGATTTCGCAGGCGCTGCACAGGCTGGCAAGGGACGCTGACCCCACGATCGAGGCCCGGTTGGCGCTGTTGGAGGAGCAGCGGGAGCGTATTGAGCGTCAAATAGCGGAGACGGAGCGTGGCGAGTTTGATGTGCTTTCGCCCGTGCAGGTGCGCGAACGGATCGGGGACATTCTGGACTTGGCGGCGGGGATCCCGGCGGACTTCGCGCGCGTGCGCCACGAGATGGAGGCGCTGAACCGGCGGCTGCGCAGACAACTGCTCGATCCCGAAGAGCAGCGGGGCAGCGTGCTGGAGGACATTTTCCGCGGGGTGGACATGATTGGGTCCTCGGATGCGGGGAAGTCGTTCACCAGCTTTTATGAGGTGCTGCTGGATCGGGAGCGTTCGGCGCAGTGGCAGCAGTGGACAGACCAGGTGCTCGCGCACGAGATGCCGGAGGACGAAGGCGGGCCGGATGTGGAGATGGTGCGCAAGCTGGGGGCACTGTTCCACGACATGGAGCGAGCAAGCTTTGATGTGAACCAGGAGATGACGTCCCTGGCCAGGAGTTTACGCCACTACGTCACCAGTGACGAGTTCGCGGAAAATAGGCGAATGGTGGCGTTGTTAAGGGAGACTCGGCACGCGGCGGCGGTGGCAGCGCAACAGGGGGAGGTACAGGCGCTGACCCCAATGGAGACCAAGCTAGTGCGGATTGGCATGAGCATCGGGTCAGTGTCTGCGCTGAAGTTGCGCAACCCTGGGGAAGAGATCGTTGAGTATGCAGTGCAGCCCATCCAAGAAGTGCCGTTGGATGAAGAGGCGCTGCGCAACAGCATTCGGGAATCAGAGATTGACTTCGAGGAGATCGACGCCGCAATCGCGAGGGCGTTGCAGCGCAAGACGCAGGCCTCGCTGCTGGAGGTCGTCCACGAGGCTGGTGGGCTGACGCAGGGGCTGGCCAGTGTGGTCGGGTTCCTTTACCGGGCGATGGAATCTGGGTTCGAAGGGGGCGTCGATAAGGTCGAGCTGACCTGGGACGATGATGGCACCCACTACCGCGCGACCGTGGGCGACTGGTACTTCACCGCGCCCGACACACCATCAACAAACGAGGCAGACCATGACTAA
- a CDS encoding DUF4194 domain-containing protein translates to MTNHDTHADIKGLWEGDRGGLSYDSRRALVALLKGPMIVAHEMQHIWAAIISDEQTLRSRLNDVFLELVLDEDAGIAFTRPANNGEDLTTPEGRTHTMPSVLRTRTLSHVDTLVALHLRQELSLATPGDRVVISYEELREHIRMYRPDGERNETKMDKRFDAAFNRMVEYSLLTPTETDDRFEVSPALRSIFDTATVEGIKAEYDARFKATETGDDNADE, encoded by the coding sequence ATGACTAACCACGACACACACGCCGACATCAAAGGGCTCTGGGAGGGCGACCGCGGCGGGCTGAGCTACGACTCCCGGCGCGCGCTCGTCGCGCTGCTGAAAGGGCCGATGATCGTCGCGCACGAGATGCAGCACATTTGGGCAGCAATCATTTCCGACGAGCAGACGCTGCGATCCCGCCTCAACGATGTGTTCCTCGAGCTCGTGCTCGACGAGGATGCGGGCATCGCGTTCACGCGGCCCGCGAACAACGGCGAAGACCTCACCACCCCAGAGGGGCGCACTCATACCATGCCGTCGGTGCTGCGCACGAGGACACTCAGCCACGTGGACACTCTGGTGGCGCTGCATCTGCGGCAGGAGTTGTCTCTGGCCACGCCGGGGGATCGCGTGGTGATCAGCTACGAGGAGCTGCGCGAGCACATCCGCATGTACCGGCCCGACGGCGAGCGCAACGAAACCAAGATGGACAAACGCTTCGACGCCGCATTCAACCGCATGGTGGAATACTCGCTGCTCACGCCGACGGAAACCGACGACCGCTTCGAGGTCTCGCCGGCACTACGCAGCATCTTCGACACCGCCACCGTCGAAGGCATCAAGGCAGAGTACGACGCCCGCTTCAAAGCCACCGAGACAGGAGACGACAATGCAGACGAGTAA